In Ignavibacteriota bacterium, a single genomic region encodes these proteins:
- a CDS encoding sigma-54-dependent Fis family transcriptional regulator encodes MTDPTLAATTILVVDDDRAFRVATRTLLEDEGYSVMLATNGEEALAVLGVTPVDLVITDMMMEKMTGLVLLSRLREKLPEVPVIMVTGFGSIQTAVEAMRLGAADYVTKPHNNDELLIKIRKTLQGRERDRELHQLRQELQSTYSYANIITRSPRMRDVLMQIRQVVDTDVTILVQGESGTGKELVARALHFNSMRKDAPFIATNCSALNEMLLESELFGYEKGAFTGATAQRRGRFEEAHTGTLFLDEIGDITPGVQKKLLRVLQEKTFERVGGSTPITVDTRVVVATNRTLEVMVREGDFREDLFYRLNVFPITLPPLRERLEDVPLLVEAFLQKHGGLAGGRVRSILPEAVSAMMRHPWKGNIRELENLVKRAIIKCPGDTILAVDLPEVQEGDGEQAGTPGVPGDWTAPYKEYLGAVLRNAEERYLVRMLRLHRGNINQIARLMEVDRKTVYRKMADLGIVPDKYRD; translated from the coding sequence ATGACCGATCCAACGCTTGCTGCAACGACGATCCTGGTCGTCGATGATGACCGGGCATTCCGGGTCGCCACCAGGACACTCCTCGAGGATGAAGGATACAGTGTCATGCTGGCGACGAACGGTGAAGAGGCCCTGGCTGTGCTCGGCGTGACCCCGGTGGACCTGGTGATCACGGATATGATGATGGAGAAGATGACCGGCCTGGTGCTGTTGTCCCGGTTGCGGGAGAAGTTGCCCGAGGTGCCGGTGATCATGGTGACGGGTTTCGGTTCGATCCAGACCGCGGTGGAGGCCATGCGGCTCGGGGCCGCGGATTACGTGACGAAGCCCCATAATAATGACGAGCTCCTGATCAAGATCCGGAAGACCCTTCAGGGGCGGGAGCGGGACAGGGAACTTCACCAGCTCCGGCAGGAATTGCAGTCCACCTACAGCTATGCGAACATCATCACGCGGAGTCCGCGGATGCGTGATGTTCTGATGCAGATCCGTCAGGTGGTGGATACGGACGTCACGATCCTCGTGCAGGGTGAAAGCGGGACGGGGAAGGAACTCGTGGCGCGTGCGCTCCATTTCAATAGTATGCGCAAGGATGCGCCCTTCATCGCGACGAACTGCTCGGCGCTCAATGAGATGCTTCTGGAGAGCGAGCTGTTCGGGTACGAGAAGGGTGCGTTCACCGGGGCGACGGCGCAGCGCCGGGGCCGTTTTGAAGAGGCACACACGGGCACACTGTTCCTCGACGAGATCGGCGACATCACGCCGGGGGTCCAGAAGAAACTGTTGCGTGTCCTGCAGGAGAAGACCTTCGAGCGGGTGGGCGGTTCGACGCCCATCACGGTGGATACCCGGGTGGTCGTGGCAACGAACCGCACCCTGGAGGTGATGGTGCGCGAGGGCGATTTCCGGGAGGACCTGTTCTACCGGCTGAACGTCTTTCCCATCACCCTGCCTCCCCTGCGGGAGCGGCTCGAGGATGTTCCGTTGCTCGTGGAGGCGTTCCTGCAGAAGCACGGCGGACTGGCAGGTGGCCGCGTGCGCTCGATCCTCCCGGAGGCCGTGAGTGCGATGATGCGGCACCCCTGGAAAGGGAATATCCGTGAACTGGAGAACCTGGTGAAACGGGCCATCATCAAATGTCCGGGGGATACGATCCTTGCCGTGGATCTGCCGGAGGTGCAGGAGGGTGACGGGGAACAGGCGGGCACGCCGGGCGTGCCGGGCGATTGGACCGCCCCGTACAAGGAGTACCTTGGGGCGGTCCTGCGCAATGCTGAAGAGCGGTATCTTGTCAGGATGTTGCGGCTCCACCGCGGGAACATCAATCAGATCGCGCGGCTGATGGAAGTGGACCGGAAGACCGTGTACAGGAAGATGGCGGATCTGGGCATCGTGCCCGACAAGTACAGAGATTGA
- a CDS encoding LacI family DNA-binding transcriptional regulator, whose translation MPTTIKEVALKAGVSIATVSRALNNVGPVDERTRQHVREVARELRYVPNATGRSLSRRKTEAIGLLLPDLFGEFFSEVLRGSDQTAQQSNYHLVVSSSHNNRRQIRAALTMMRGRVDALVIMSPHIDAETLNENLPQSLPVVLLNYQLESDAYDSITVDNFGGAKDMVTHLLDHGHRRVAIITGTPGNTDSDERLRGYHAALAAHGIPADEQLIVPGHFSETSGVDAVKTLLALPHRPTAIFASNDAMAVGALSALRDAGVDVPEEMALAGFDDVPFASYTTPTLSSVRVGIHALGVLAIETALHAVRHQNTHRRQQIITPTTLSLRASCGCSLVQQSEPLTPQTLALPGAVPVPV comes from the coding sequence ATGCCGACGACCATAAAAGAAGTTGCGCTCAAGGCTGGGGTGTCCATAGCGACCGTATCGCGGGCGCTGAACAATGTCGGCCCCGTCGATGAACGGACACGCCAGCATGTCCGGGAGGTCGCCCGCGAACTCCGCTACGTCCCGAATGCCACCGGCCGCAGCCTCAGCCGCCGGAAGACGGAGGCGATCGGGCTCCTCCTGCCGGATCTGTTCGGAGAGTTCTTTTCTGAAGTGCTCCGGGGCAGCGACCAGACCGCCCAGCAATCCAACTATCATCTGGTCGTGTCGAGTTCTCATAACAACCGCCGTCAGATCCGCGCCGCACTCACGATGATGCGGGGCAGGGTCGATGCCCTGGTCATCATGTCGCCGCACATCGATGCCGAGACCCTGAACGAGAACCTCCCGCAGTCGCTCCCCGTCGTCCTCCTGAACTATCAACTGGAATCCGATGCGTACGATTCCATCACGGTCGACAACTTCGGCGGCGCGAAGGACATGGTGACACATCTCCTGGATCACGGCCACCGCCGCGTCGCGATCATCACCGGTACGCCGGGGAATACGGACTCCGATGAACGTCTGCGCGGCTATCATGCGGCCCTCGCGGCCCACGGCATTCCGGCGGATGAACAGCTCATCGTGCCCGGACATTTTTCCGAGACCTCGGGTGTGGATGCGGTGAAGACGCTTCTGGCGTTGCCGCACCGGCCGACGGCGATCTTCGCCTCCAATGATGCGATGGCGGTGGGAGCGCTCAGCGCCTTGCGCGATGCAGGCGTGGATGTGCCCGAGGAAATGGCGCTGGCAGGGTTCGACGATGTACCATTCGCTTCGTACACGACCCCGACCCTGTCGTCCGTGCGCGTCGGGATCCATGCACTCGGCGTCCTGGCGATCGAAACGGCGCTGCATGCCGTCCGTCATCAGAATACGCATCGCAGACAGCAGATCATCACCCCGACGACGCTGAGCCTGCGTGCCTCATGTGGGTGTTCACTCGTGCAACAGAGCGAACCCCTGACGCCGCAGACTCTCGCGCTGCCCGGGGCGGTTCCCGTTCCTGTGTAA
- a CDS encoding T9SS type A sorting domain-containing protein, with translation MRAKLSTMAVVALLLVSVSAFGQMTKRPDAVWARTTATAITLDGKLNEAAWAVAESIRVQYGLSSGDPGGGWVFENGVKPPTDPTDATVKFLVYGDSLYISVLCRDKSIGAGLWAHNDALLMNLRFPQPTGNAGVIKVPGQTQQNFEMFYGWVAEGWADTTTKEVGALPAFMGFAGSTYTHPRPDSLRQIWDAATFVQGTTNSDTKTDTAWTTELVFNLKFWGYKPKQVGGDIAMWNVAIWDNDFEWPMDTLKQSSNRTFLQGPWGNASSLSHLKIFMRSDVTTSGSVPAIAADYEIPGTTSWPSPVIDGVLNEGIWKSAPSLSMKYGDGALRAAYPNTLKYRSGQTQQEVNGAMNPVLDPSLVTVKAAVKNDTLFLGFNVNDRFVQSVDNENRWDGLNVIFNHRTLLDGDNAIAGMRFAFRVDSAGQTKRLFDLSPDGFDSLGTIVRVKIALKGGTTVDTLGTTADSGYTAEMAIRLTGLGYAAGRGDGIAYFSLINYDGDSFNGGSYGVKTWLGRPGDWDDGPAMFWINPSGVNAVEAEGQLPEDFQLLGNFPNPFNPSTTIKFQIARASEVVLDVYDLLGRLVNSQSLGVRQAGDHSVSFNAAGLASGSYFYRLKNVTTGATLLGKMMLMK, from the coding sequence ATGAGAGCAAAACTCTCTACCATGGCTGTTGTGGCCTTGCTCCTCGTATCGGTGAGCGCATTCGGTCAGATGACCAAGCGCCCCGATGCGGTCTGGGCACGCACCACAGCGACCGCGATCACGCTCGACGGCAAGCTCAACGAAGCCGCATGGGCGGTCGCCGAATCGATCCGTGTGCAGTATGGTCTGTCGTCCGGCGATCCGGGCGGCGGCTGGGTCTTTGAGAACGGCGTAAAGCCGCCGACGGATCCGACCGACGCAACGGTGAAGTTCCTCGTCTACGGCGACAGTCTGTATATTTCCGTTCTGTGCCGTGACAAGTCTATCGGTGCCGGGCTCTGGGCCCACAACGACGCTCTGCTGATGAACCTGCGCTTCCCGCAGCCCACCGGCAATGCCGGTGTGATCAAGGTTCCCGGCCAGACGCAGCAGAACTTCGAGATGTTCTATGGCTGGGTGGCAGAAGGCTGGGCGGATACCACGACGAAGGAAGTCGGCGCACTGCCGGCATTCATGGGCTTCGCAGGGTCGACGTATACGCACCCGCGTCCGGATTCCCTCCGCCAGATCTGGGATGCCGCGACCTTTGTGCAGGGGACGACGAACAGCGACACCAAGACCGATACCGCCTGGACGACCGAGCTCGTGTTCAACCTGAAGTTCTGGGGATACAAACCGAAGCAGGTCGGCGGCGATATCGCGATGTGGAACGTGGCCATCTGGGACAACGATTTTGAATGGCCGATGGATACGCTCAAGCAGTCTTCCAACCGCACGTTCCTCCAGGGGCCGTGGGGCAATGCCAGCTCCCTCAGTCACCTGAAGATCTTCATGCGCTCGGATGTGACGACCTCCGGCTCCGTGCCTGCGATCGCAGCGGACTACGAGATCCCGGGTACCACCTCGTGGCCGTCGCCGGTCATCGATGGCGTCCTGAACGAAGGTATCTGGAAGAGTGCGCCGTCCCTGTCGATGAAGTATGGCGACGGTGCGCTCCGTGCTGCCTATCCGAACACCTTGAAGTACCGCAGCGGTCAGACCCAGCAGGAAGTGAACGGCGCGATGAACCCCGTACTCGATCCGAGTCTGGTGACCGTGAAGGCTGCTGTGAAGAACGATACGCTGTTCCTGGGCTTCAACGTCAACGACCGGTTCGTCCAGTCGGTGGACAATGAGAACCGCTGGGACGGTCTCAATGTCATCTTCAACCATCGCACGCTCCTGGATGGCGACAATGCGATCGCAGGCATGCGTTTCGCGTTCCGTGTGGATTCCGCCGGCCAGACGAAGCGCCTCTTCGACCTCTCACCGGATGGCTTTGACTCCCTCGGGACGATCGTTCGCGTGAAGATCGCCCTCAAGGGCGGCACCACGGTGGACACGCTCGGGACGACGGCTGATTCCGGCTACACCGCTGAAATGGCGATCCGCCTCACGGGCCTCGGCTACGCCGCCGGTCGCGGTGATGGCATTGCCTACTTCTCGCTGATCAACTACGACGGCGATTCGTTCAACGGCGGGTCGTACGGCGTGAAGACGTGGCTTGGCCGCCCGGGCGACTGGGATGACGGTCCGGCGATGTTCTGGATCAACCCGAGCGGTGTCAACGCTGTCGAAGCCGAAGGTCAGCTCCCCGAAGACTTCCAGCTCCTCGGCAACTTCCCGAACCCCTTCAACCCGTCCACCACGATCAAGTTCCAGATCGCCCGGGCGAGCGAAGTGGTGCTGGATGTGTATGACCTCCTCGGACGCCTCGTGAATTCGCAGTCCCTCGGCGTGCGTCAGGCCGGCGACCACAGCGTGAGCTTCAACGCGGCGGGCCTTGCTTCCGGCTCGTATTTCTACCGCCTGAAGAACGTGACCACGGGCGCCACGCTCCTCGGCAAGATGATGCTGATGAAGTAA
- a CDS encoding TonB-dependent receptor, with the protein MNHTTTRTGVSCVALLLFLAAVPLLAGTTGKIAGRIVDAKNEPLPSANIILAGTKLGGVTDIDGYYSIINVPPGTYTVQFRLVGYRPHSAREVRVSVNTTTKIDAVLEDASITTQDVVVTAQRPVVDVGATSTTATISDSDIRTLPVQELQDIVNLQAGVVDGHFRGGRAGEVQYQVNGVSVNNVFDNTSTVRIDRSLIQEVQVITGTFDAEYGQAMSGVVNTVLKSGGENFTVDAEAFAGSFLYGDDGYRNLDFTFRPATTQNYQLSISGPTGLPQTFFLLNARRYHFDDYLYGKRLFTINDSSDFARGIAYPTGDSSEVAMGYTREWSGLGKITNKSIPELEISYQILFNLIEGKNLGGAFSWRINPDGRTTQKKRSYVHGLDITHTLSSSTFYTVSVRQNYFSYTDWAYEDFFDPRYDLVQQGPLSLNADYYYGAIVRGVDLSRYLQKTDTYLAKASVTSQISRAHQIKAGVEVQRSTMEFGAPGWLLAKQVGNTSVLTRVYDDPPEYPGARTYTPISGAAYLHDLIEWNDLTIRAGVRFEYFDGRSTMPADLANPANAIPGAPTGTRSTTKKTTLAPRLGISYPITSTSSVYFSYGHFYQLPNLGDMYRNADYNRLSLLQAGALDYGVLGNPDVKPEQTVQYEVGYKNALTDAFGISVNLFYKDIRDLLGVQFVNTYTGAQYSRLSNIDFGNVTGFTVSLDQRRIGLLSTSLDYTWQLAQGNSSDPQETANLAQAGLDARPQTLPFSWDQRHTVNLTVQLSNPEDYSVSAVVRYASGQPYTPSIGLGLTGQIERNSGRKPEGVLVDLRGEKYFTLGGWNMSVFARVFNLFNARYFNGSVFANTGSPDYSTTPYTDRGSLADPTRYYAPRRFEIGISLNSSL; encoded by the coding sequence ATGAACCACACGACAACCAGGACCGGCGTGAGCTGTGTCGCGTTGCTGCTCTTCCTTGCTGCGGTACCGCTGCTCGCGGGCACAACCGGTAAGATCGCAGGGCGCATTGTGGACGCCAAGAATGAGCCATTGCCCAGCGCCAACATCATCCTTGCCGGCACCAAGCTTGGCGGCGTGACCGATATCGATGGGTACTATTCCATCATCAACGTTCCCCCGGGGACCTACACCGTCCAATTCCGGCTGGTCGGCTACCGCCCGCACTCCGCGCGTGAGGTCAGGGTCTCCGTGAACACGACGACCAAGATCGATGCCGTCCTCGAAGATGCCTCCATCACCACGCAGGACGTGGTGGTGACCGCGCAGCGGCCCGTCGTCGATGTGGGTGCCACGAGCACCACGGCGACCATCTCCGACAGCGACATTCGAACCCTTCCCGTTCAGGAACTGCAGGATATCGTGAACCTCCAGGCAGGTGTCGTGGACGGACACTTCCGCGGCGGCCGTGCCGGCGAAGTGCAGTATCAGGTGAACGGGGTCTCGGTCAACAACGTGTTCGACAATACTTCCACCGTCCGCATCGACCGGTCCCTGATCCAGGAAGTGCAGGTCATCACCGGCACCTTCGATGCCGAATACGGACAGGCCATGAGCGGTGTGGTCAATACCGTCCTCAAATCGGGCGGCGAGAATTTCACCGTGGATGCCGAGGCGTTCGCGGGATCGTTCCTCTACGGCGATGACGGCTATCGGAACCTGGACTTCACGTTCCGTCCTGCCACCACCCAGAATTATCAACTGAGCATCAGTGGCCCCACCGGCCTCCCCCAGACCTTCTTCCTGCTCAATGCGCGCCGGTACCACTTCGACGATTATCTGTACGGCAAGAGGCTGTTCACGATCAATGACTCCTCGGATTTTGCGCGCGGCATCGCGTATCCGACCGGCGACAGCAGCGAGGTGGCGATGGGGTACACCCGCGAATGGTCCGGCCTCGGGAAGATCACCAATAAGTCCATTCCCGAGCTCGAGATCAGCTATCAGATCCTCTTCAATCTGATCGAAGGCAAGAACCTCGGCGGCGCCTTCTCCTGGCGCATCAACCCCGATGGCCGCACCACGCAGAAAAAGCGTTCCTACGTCCACGGGCTGGATATCACGCACACGCTCTCGTCCTCGACATTCTATACGGTCAGTGTCCGGCAGAACTATTTCAGCTATACCGACTGGGCGTATGAGGACTTCTTCGATCCCCGGTACGACCTCGTGCAGCAAGGTCCGTTGAGTCTGAACGCCGACTACTATTATGGGGCCATCGTGCGCGGCGTGGACCTCTCGCGGTATCTGCAGAAGACCGACACCTATCTTGCGAAGGCGTCGGTGACAAGCCAGATCTCGCGTGCGCATCAGATCAAGGCCGGTGTCGAGGTCCAGCGATCGACGATGGAATTCGGTGCGCCCGGATGGCTGCTCGCCAAACAGGTCGGCAACACCTCCGTCCTGACCCGCGTGTATGACGATCCGCCCGAGTACCCCGGTGCACGGACGTACACCCCGATCTCCGGCGCGGCCTACCTGCACGACCTCATCGAGTGGAACGACCTGACCATCCGCGCCGGTGTTCGTTTTGAATACTTCGATGGACGGTCCACCATGCCCGCGGATCTCGCGAATCCGGCGAACGCCATTCCCGGCGCGCCGACGGGGACGCGGTCGACCACCAAGAAGACCACGCTCGCTCCGCGCCTGGGCATTTCGTATCCGATCACCTCGACATCATCCGTCTATTTCTCCTATGGACACTTCTACCAACTGCCCAATCTCGGGGATATGTACCGTAACGCCGACTACAACCGGCTTTCGCTGTTGCAGGCGGGAGCGTTGGATTACGGTGTGCTCGGCAACCCTGACGTGAAGCCCGAACAGACCGTCCAGTACGAGGTCGGCTACAAGAACGCGCTCACGGATGCCTTCGGCATCTCGGTGAACCTCTTTTATAAGGACATTCGTGATCTGCTCGGCGTGCAGTTCGTGAATACCTATACCGGTGCACAGTACTCCCGGCTGTCGAACATCGACTTCGGCAACGTCACCGGTTTCACCGTCTCCCTCGACCAGCGCCGCATCGGCCTCCTGAGCACGTCGCTCGATTACACCTGGCAGCTTGCGCAGGGTAATTCCAGCGATCCGCAGGAGACCGCGAACCTCGCGCAGGCGGGTCTTGATGCCCGTCCGCAGACACTGCCGTTCTCCTGGGATCAGCGCCATACCGTGAACCTCACCGTGCAGTTGTCCAACCCCGAGGACTATTCCGTCAGTGCGGTCGTCCGCTATGCCAGTGGCCAACCCTATACGCCATCGATCGGCCTCGGGTTGACCGGGCAGATCGAGCGGAATTCCGGGAGGAAACCGGAAGGGGTCCTCGTGGACCTGCGGGGCGAAAAGTACTTCACGCTCGGCGGGTGGAACATGAGTGTCTTCGCGCGAGTCTTCAACCTCTTCAATGCCCGATACTTCAACGGCTCGGTGTTCGCCAACACCGGGAGCCCTGATTATTCGACGACCCCGTACACCGACCGCGGGTCCCTGGCCGATCCGACCAGGTACTACGCACCGCGCCGGTTCGAGATCGGTATTTCCCTGAATTCATCTTTGTGA